From Magnolia sinica isolate HGM2019 chromosome 13, MsV1, whole genome shotgun sequence, one genomic window encodes:
- the LOC131222518 gene encoding cinnamoyl-CoA reductase 1-like isoform X2: protein MLSGGRVVCVTGAGGFIASWLVKLLLERGYKVKGTVRNPDDAKNSHLKELEGAKDRLILCKADLLDYKSLLEAINGCDGVFHTACPVIVDLKSEQLTLEPSVTGTKNVINASAEAGVGRVVYTSTIGAVYMDPNRSADVVVDESCWSDLQYCKNTKNWYCYGKTVAEQAALELSRERGLDVVVVNPVLVLGPLLQPNINASTAHILKYLTGSAKTYANAIQSYVDVRDVAAAHLLVFENPSAAGRYICGESCLHRADVVQLLSDLFPQYPIPTKCSDQINPRVKPYKLSNQRLKDLGLVFTSVRQSLYDTVKSLQEKGHIPIHHPFKWATSSLSTCGEKKSLSPSNAIKTT from the exons ATGCTGTCTGGTGGACGAGTAGTCTGCGTGACTGGGGCTGGAGGATTCATCGCATCCTGGCTGGTGAAGTTGCTCTTGGAGAGAGGTTACAAGGTTAAGGGAACGGTCCGAAATCCAG ATGATGCGAAGAATTCTCATCTAAAGGAGCTTGAAGGAGCAAAAGATCGCTTGATACTTTGCAAAGCCGATCTACTTGATTACAAGAGCCTTCTTGAGGCAATCAACGGTTGTGATGGAGTGTTCCACACAGCGTGTCCTGTGATAGTAGATCTG AAATCGGAACAACTGACGCTGGAGCCGAGTGTGACCGGAACCAAAAATGTGATCAACGCTTCAGCTGAAGCCGGAGTGGGACGCGTTGTCTATACATCAACGATCGGGGCCGTGTACATGGACCCTAACAGGAGCGCAGATGTGGTGGTGGACGAGAGCTGCTGGAGCGATCTACAATACTGCAAGAACACCAAG AACTGGTACTGCTACGGGAAGACGGTGGCCGAGCAAGCTGCATTGGAGCTGTCGAGGGAGAGAGGACTAGACGTGGTGGTGGTGAACCCAGTGCTGGTGTTGGGCCCACTCCTCCAACCCAACATAAATGCAAGCACGGCCCACATACTGAAGTATCTGACCGGGTCAGCCAAGACCTATGCCAATGCCATCCAATCCTACGTAGATGTGAGGGATGTCGCTGCGGCTCACTTGCTCGTGTTTGAGAATCCATCTGCTGCGGGCCGCTACATCTGTGGGGAGAGCTGTCTACACAGAGCTGATGTCGTCCAACTGCTCTCTGATCTCTTCCCTCAATATCCCATCCCCACCAA GTGCTCGGACCAAATAAACCCAAGGGTAAAGCCCTACAAGCTATCGAACCAGCGGCTCAAGGATCTGGGTCTGGTCTTCACCTCAGTTCGGCAATCCCTCTACGACACCGTCAAGAGCTTGCAGGAGAAGGGCCACATCCCCATCCAccatccattcaagtgggccaccagcTCGCTAAGCACATGTGGTGAAAAAAAATCACTAAGCCCGTCTAATGCGATCAAAACGACTTAG
- the LOC131222518 gene encoding cinnamoyl-CoA reductase 1-like isoform X1 — MLSGGRVVCVTGAGGFIASWLVKLLLERGYKVKGTVRNPDDAKNSHLKELEGAKDRLILCKADLLDYKSLLEAINGCDGVFHTACPVIVDLKSEQLTLEPSVTGTKNVINASAEAGVGRVVYTSTIGAVYMDPNRSADVVVDESCWSDLQYCKNTKNWYCYGKTVAEQAALELSRERGLDVVVVNPVLVLGPLLQPNINASTAHILKYLTGSAKTYANAIQSYVDVRDVAAAHLLVFENPSAAGRYICGESCLHRADVVQLLSDLFPQYPIPTKKHSCRCSDQINPRVKPYKLSNQRLKDLGLVFTSVRQSLYDTVKSLQEKGHIPIHHPFKWATSSLSTCGEKKSLSPSNAIKTT, encoded by the exons ATGCTGTCTGGTGGACGAGTAGTCTGCGTGACTGGGGCTGGAGGATTCATCGCATCCTGGCTGGTGAAGTTGCTCTTGGAGAGAGGTTACAAGGTTAAGGGAACGGTCCGAAATCCAG ATGATGCGAAGAATTCTCATCTAAAGGAGCTTGAAGGAGCAAAAGATCGCTTGATACTTTGCAAAGCCGATCTACTTGATTACAAGAGCCTTCTTGAGGCAATCAACGGTTGTGATGGAGTGTTCCACACAGCGTGTCCTGTGATAGTAGATCTG AAATCGGAACAACTGACGCTGGAGCCGAGTGTGACCGGAACCAAAAATGTGATCAACGCTTCAGCTGAAGCCGGAGTGGGACGCGTTGTCTATACATCAACGATCGGGGCCGTGTACATGGACCCTAACAGGAGCGCAGATGTGGTGGTGGACGAGAGCTGCTGGAGCGATCTACAATACTGCAAGAACACCAAG AACTGGTACTGCTACGGGAAGACGGTGGCCGAGCAAGCTGCATTGGAGCTGTCGAGGGAGAGAGGACTAGACGTGGTGGTGGTGAACCCAGTGCTGGTGTTGGGCCCACTCCTCCAACCCAACATAAATGCAAGCACGGCCCACATACTGAAGTATCTGACCGGGTCAGCCAAGACCTATGCCAATGCCATCCAATCCTACGTAGATGTGAGGGATGTCGCTGCGGCTCACTTGCTCGTGTTTGAGAATCCATCTGCTGCGGGCCGCTACATCTGTGGGGAGAGCTGTCTACACAGAGCTGATGTCGTCCAACTGCTCTCTGATCTCTTCCCTCAATATCCCATCCCCACCAA GAAACATTCGTGCAGGTGCTCGGACCAAATAAACCCAAGGGTAAAGCCCTACAAGCTATCGAACCAGCGGCTCAAGGATCTGGGTCTGGTCTTCACCTCAGTTCGGCAATCCCTCTACGACACCGTCAAGAGCTTGCAGGAGAAGGGCCACATCCCCATCCAccatccattcaagtgggccaccagcTCGCTAAGCACATGTGGTGAAAAAAAATCACTAAGCCCGTCTAATGCGATCAAAACGACTTAG